Proteins encoded together in one Fibrobacter sp. UWB10 window:
- the rbr gene encoding rubrerythrin, which produces MANKYAGTQTEKNLQAAFAGESQARNKYTYFASCAKKEGFEQIAEIFLKTAENEKEHAKLWFKELDGLGDTAANLKAAADGENYEWTDMYEDFAKTAEAEGFAALAKKFRMVAAIEKRHEERYRALLKNVETAAVFEKSEVKVWECRNCGHIVVGTKAPAACPVCAHPQSFFEVTAENY; this is translated from the coding sequence ATGGCAAACAAGTATGCCGGAACCCAAACCGAAAAGAACCTCCAGGCCGCCTTCGCTGGCGAATCCCAGGCTCGCAACAAGTACACCTACTTTGCAAGCTGCGCCAAGAAAGAAGGCTTCGAACAGATCGCAGAAATCTTCTTGAAGACTGCTGAAAACGAAAAGGAACACGCCAAGCTGTGGTTCAAGGAACTCGATGGTCTCGGCGATACTGCTGCAAACCTCAAGGCTGCTGCCGACGGCGAAAACTACGAATGGACCGACATGTACGAAGACTTTGCAAAGACCGCCGAAGCCGAAGGCTTTGCCGCTCTCGCCAAGAAGTTCCGCATGGTCGCCGCAATCGAAAAGCGCCACGAAGAACGCTACCGCGCACTCCTCAAGAACGTGGAAACTGCAGCCGTGTTCGAAAAGAGCGAAGTCAAGGTGTGGGAATGCCGCAACTGCGGTCACATTGTCGTTGGCACCAAGGCTCCGGCCGCATGCCCCGTGTGCGCTCACCCGCAGTCCTTCTTCGAAGTCACTGCTGAAAATTACTAA
- a CDS encoding FISUMP domain-containing protein, whose product MKNLYKIAIASFALAFTACDDSTSANDDSTACNDAVKAECPATLAAGTICDSRDGHVYKITTVGSQVWMAENLNYYSCSIKDDSWCYDDKAANCDKYGRLYSWTAAMGVDKSYQTQYTNLTGVQRGNCPEGFHMPSEGEWSDFYDYVREYAVEQGNDEGAVVRAKGMWPNDSYFPATDDFGFAMLPAGRKSFTGYTKLDEEALFWSADEDYSEPLGGPRNVGIWTVTSMFGFGGGSIMKDEGVSVRCIKD is encoded by the coding sequence ATGAAGAATCTCTATAAAATCGCAATCGCATCTTTCGCCCTGGCATTCACCGCCTGCGACGACTCCACATCGGCCAATGATGATTCTACGGCCTGTAACGATGCCGTGAAGGCAGAATGCCCAGCAACGCTTGCTGCAGGTACCATCTGTGACAGCCGCGACGGACATGTCTACAAGATTACGACGGTCGGATCGCAGGTTTGGATGGCCGAAAATTTGAACTACTATTCCTGCAGCATCAAGGATGACAGCTGGTGCTACGATGACAAGGCTGCAAACTGCGACAAGTACGGCCGTCTTTATAGCTGGACCGCTGCAATGGGAGTTGACAAATCCTACCAGACGCAGTATACAAACCTGACCGGAGTGCAGCGCGGCAACTGTCCCGAAGGATTCCACATGCCGTCGGAAGGAGAATGGAGCGACTTCTACGACTATGTACGGGAATACGCCGTCGAACAGGGCAACGACGAAGGCGCTGTCGTCCGCGCCAAGGGTATGTGGCCCAACGATTCGTATTTCCCGGCAACAGACGATTTCGGATTTGCGATGCTGCCTGCTGGTAGAAAATCCTTTACTGGCTATACGAAACTTGACGAAGAGGCTCTTTTCTGGTCGGCAGACGAAGACTATAGTGAACCGCTTGGCGGCCCGCGCAATGTCGGCATCTGGACCGTAACAAGCATGTTCGGCTTCGGCGGCGGCTCCATCATGAAGGATGAAGGCGTCTCCGTCCGCTGCATAAAGGACTAA
- a CDS encoding helix-turn-helix transcriptional regulator, with protein sequence MKKDQVLDYMDSLEKEDEGLESYVKMYEALSSFLTDFDFLKESLGLTQKDVADKMGTTQSAISRIESLKTNPSYKQLLKMSEAVGGNLLVTPMKDMTVQVPTDLQETVRKLAASEHKSTNEYLDRIIRDAIELERANYLNRALVLNNVSEPRAKYLSGAKGPKKKS encoded by the coding sequence ATGAAAAAAGATCAAGTCTTGGATTACATGGATTCGCTTGAAAAAGAAGACGAAGGTCTGGAATCGTACGTGAAGATGTACGAGGCATTGTCTTCGTTCTTGACAGATTTTGATTTCTTGAAAGAGTCTTTGGGGCTCACGCAAAAGGATGTTGCCGACAAGATGGGAACAACGCAGAGTGCTATTTCGCGAATAGAGTCGTTAAAGACGAATCCGTCTTACAAGCAGTTGCTCAAGATGTCGGAAGCTGTTGGGGGAAACTTACTTGTCACGCCGATGAAGGACATGACTGTTCAGGTGCCAACGGATTTGCAGGAAACCGTGCGTAAATTGGCTGCATCCGAACACAAGTCTACGAATGAATACTTGGATAGAATCATTCGCGATGCAATAGAACTAGAACGCGCGAATTACTTAAATCGCGCGCTAGTTTTGAATAATGTCAGTGAGCCGAGAGCTAAATATTTGAGCGGGGCGAAGGGACCTAAGAAAAAATCTTAG
- a CDS encoding endo-1,4-beta-xylanase: MLKKILTAGVFSAVALSAAPLLTNGDLSYGDGGWYVWNNPDGPAKYESKIGVEGLGVNGSEGVKLTVTELPNPSWGLQLQPPKWLADSAYYKLTFKAKGNVPINAIVQGGAPDWRQKESASFMLTKDWKEYSMIFLADQKGYGVNNITFHVGLAKGWLQMDDVAVEKVEGMDDMTWYNNSAARIDSLRKKELTVKATPGAQVKVELMRHAFPFGTALALYPSKDSVETWYRKTANKYFWYGVPENQFKWPEYEPKKGKIRRDEFKQYLDYVKDYNWGFRAHALMWGIQGYGYDKHFSFKGSCKDIGEKLKARITRDMTEYKGRIKEYDVWNEVFHEPFVFNKCGWDLLDSAHIWAHKADPEARLFINEYNVVVAGETDRLYDIVKGMLDRKVPVHGIGVQCHFGDRQLNPAFIKARLDKLGSLGLPIKVTELDFGDWQKGMYFGEEEQARRYEMFLRIAFSHPAVEGIVLWGFWDNRHWVKNGGIIAADGREKPAAKLIYDLWHKVWTTNGTFKADENGVVKFRGYPGKYKVTIDGKSEMVELK; the protein is encoded by the coding sequence ATGCTCAAAAAGATCTTGACCGCAGGCGTTTTCAGCGCCGTAGCACTCAGCGCAGCCCCGCTCCTCACCAACGGCGACTTGTCTTACGGTGATGGGGGCTGGTATGTTTGGAACAACCCCGATGGCCCCGCCAAGTACGAAAGCAAGATTGGCGTCGAAGGCCTCGGCGTAAACGGCAGCGAAGGCGTAAAGCTCACGGTGACCGAACTTCCGAACCCCTCCTGGGGCCTGCAGCTGCAGCCGCCCAAGTGGCTCGCTGACTCCGCCTACTACAAGCTCACTTTCAAGGCCAAGGGTAACGTACCCATCAACGCAATTGTCCAAGGTGGCGCTCCGGACTGGCGCCAGAAAGAAAGCGCCTCGTTCATGCTGACCAAGGACTGGAAGGAATATTCCATGATCTTCCTTGCCGACCAAAAGGGCTACGGCGTCAATAACATCACCTTCCATGTGGGACTTGCCAAGGGTTGGCTCCAGATGGACGATGTTGCCGTCGAAAAAGTCGAAGGCATGGATGACATGACCTGGTACAACAATTCCGCCGCACGCATCGACAGCCTGCGCAAAAAGGAATTGACCGTGAAGGCTACCCCCGGCGCCCAAGTGAAGGTGGAACTCATGCGCCACGCATTCCCCTTCGGCACAGCCCTCGCACTCTACCCCAGCAAGGATAGCGTTGAAACCTGGTACCGCAAAACCGCCAATAAGTACTTCTGGTACGGCGTTCCCGAAAACCAATTCAAGTGGCCGGAATACGAACCCAAGAAGGGCAAAATCCGCCGCGACGAATTCAAGCAGTACCTTGACTACGTGAAGGACTACAACTGGGGATTCCGCGCACACGCCCTCATGTGGGGTATCCAGGGTTACGGCTACGACAAGCATTTCAGTTTCAAGGGTAGCTGCAAGGATATCGGCGAAAAGCTCAAGGCACGCATTACCCGCGACATGACAGAATACAAGGGCCGCATCAAGGAATACGACGTATGGAACGAAGTCTTCCACGAACCCTTCGTATTCAACAAGTGCGGCTGGGACCTGCTGGATAGCGCCCACATTTGGGCTCACAAGGCTGACCCAGAAGCGCGACTCTTCATCAACGAATACAACGTCGTCGTCGCCGGCGAAACCGACCGCCTCTACGACATCGTGAAGGGAATGCTCGACCGCAAGGTGCCCGTACACGGAATCGGTGTGCAGTGCCATTTCGGCGATCGCCAGCTGAACCCGGCATTCATCAAGGCCCGCCTTGACAAGCTCGGCTCCCTCGGGCTCCCCATCAAGGTGACCGAACTCGACTTTGGCGACTGGCAGAAGGGCATGTACTTTGGCGAAGAAGAACAGGCCCGCCGCTACGAAATGTTCCTGCGTATCGCCTTCAGCCACCCGGCTGTCGAAGGTATTGTACTGTGGGGCTTCTGGGATAACCGCCACTGGGTTAAAAACGGCGGTATCATCGCTGCCGACGGCCGCGAAAAGCCCGCCGCCAAGCTCATCTATGACTTGTGGCACAAGGTGTGGACCACCAACGGAACGTTCAAGGCCGACGAAAACGGTGTCGTGAAATTCCGCGGCTACCCCGGCAAGTACAAAGTAACCATCGACGGCAAATCTGAAATGGTTGAACTGAAGTAA
- a CDS encoding FISUMP domain-containing protein: protein MKRNIVKFLLLAMVALFIYGCGDDSSVRVIMVIEPIESSSSIKKVSSSSIDYFARSSSSKTNSSSSRDFVLETGEFVKIGNQEWMTKNLNTPVEGSRCYDDELGNCTRYGRIYTWSQAMAIDPKYDHQELGFLITPYRGICPEGSHLPTDGEWTELKEYIDENPEYKAYFTNQIGGAYDWMAFYRDEGVETVFWTATEYDATGSYYEPEFAWIWAYRKNGSIARSNPHKYMGAYVRCVKGDGMVLIISEPESSSSESESSSSESSSSAESSSSVESSSSEEVVDDSWKDYEYPDLGRVEIGDQVWTTKNLEVPMKNSHCYADEEENCEKYGRLYTWATAMAVSTKYDREQLGEIELPYRGICPEGTHIPSQDEWLALYNYVLENPDAAANFTNQLGGEYEYYGQYVKIGEQALFWSSTEYDVTGSSHKFEYAYLWAYRKDLSVGRDNAHKYTAAYIRCIYNN from the coding sequence ATGAAGAGGAACATTGTGAAATTTCTGCTTTTGGCCATGGTAGCACTGTTTATTTATGGTTGCGGAGATGATTCCAGCGTCAGGGTTATCATGGTGATTGAGCCGATTGAGTCCAGTTCCTCTATAAAGAAAGTCTCAAGTTCATCTATTGATTATTTCGCAAGATCTTCTTCGTCGAAAACGAATAGTTCTAGCAGCCGAGACTTTGTGCTTGAAACTGGGGAATTTGTCAAGATTGGAAATCAAGAATGGATGACCAAGAATCTGAATACTCCTGTGGAAGGAAGTCGCTGCTACGACGATGAACTTGGAAATTGTACCCGATATGGAAGGATTTATACGTGGTCTCAGGCTATGGCCATTGACCCGAAATACGACCACCAAGAACTTGGTTTCTTGATAACGCCGTATCGTGGAATTTGCCCCGAAGGTTCGCACTTGCCGACGGATGGTGAATGGACGGAGCTTAAAGAGTATATCGATGAGAATCCTGAATACAAGGCCTATTTTACGAACCAGATTGGCGGTGCGTATGATTGGATGGCTTTCTATAGGGACGAAGGTGTAGAAACGGTTTTCTGGACTGCGACGGAGTACGATGCGACAGGATCGTACTATGAACCTGAATTCGCCTGGATTTGGGCGTATCGCAAGAACGGTTCTATTGCAAGGAGCAACCCGCACAAGTACATGGGAGCGTACGTTCGTTGCGTCAAGGGTGATGGAATGGTTTTGATTATTTCTGAACCGGAATCTTCTAGTTCGGAATCTGAATCCTCAAGCTCAGAATCGTCTTCCAGTGCCGAGTCTTCGTCTAGCGTTGAATCTTCTTCTAGCGAAGAGGTTGTAGACGATTCGTGGAAGGACTATGAGTATCCCGACTTGGGGCGCGTAGAGATTGGTGACCAGGTATGGACCACCAAGAATTTGGAAGTTCCCATGAAGAACAGCCACTGCTATGCAGATGAAGAAGAGAATTGCGAAAAATACGGCAGGCTGTATACTTGGGCGACGGCGATGGCGGTGAGTACGAAGTATGACCGCGAACAGTTGGGCGAAATTGAATTGCCGTACCGTGGAATTTGCCCTGAAGGAACGCACATTCCGAGTCAGGATGAATGGCTTGCCCTTTATAATTATGTTTTGGAAAACCCCGATGCAGCAGCCAACTTTACAAATCAGCTTGGGGGCGAGTACGAGTATTACGGCCAGTATGTCAAGATTGGAGAACAGGCGCTTTTCTGGAGTTCGACAGAATACGATGTGACGGGTTCGTCTCACAAATTTGAATATGCGTATCTTTGGGCGTACCGTAAGGATCTTTCCGTGGGCAGAGATAATGCGCACAAATATACGGCAGCCTATATTCGATGCATTTACAACAACTAG
- a CDS encoding anaerobic C4-dicarboxylate transporter, translating to MTLMIIQLLIVLLALYVGSRYGSLALGAISGIGLAILVLGFGMQPGKPPTDVIYIIIAAVTCAGIMQASGGMDWLIQIAERLLRKHPNHITILAPLCTFFLTVLVGTGHVVYTLMPIICDIALKKGIRPERPCGVASIASQVGITCSPIAAAVASFVVISNANGFDINNLQVIAITIPACVCGIMAAAAVSYKRGLDLDKDPAFQARLKDPQMKEYMYGSTASVLDKEVPKEAKRAVFIFLGALAVIVLFSVFQIIGHDIRPQFPTGKVIDGVAQMKPLAMNIIIQIVMISAAAFMILCCKANPKKAVAGAVWQSGMVAVVAIYGIAWLADTYFANYMDVMQGGLKDIVQHYPWAIAFAFFAVSVLINSQGAVVVAMLPLAYSLGIEGPVLLGVLPSVYGYFFIPNYPSDIATVNFDRSGTTVIGKYLLNHSFMRPGMVSVIVSTIVGTILVKIFY from the coding sequence ATGACCCTCATGATTATTCAGCTTTTGATTGTACTATTGGCACTTTACGTGGGCTCGCGATACGGGAGCCTCGCCCTCGGCGCCATTTCAGGAATTGGTCTTGCCATTCTGGTGCTCGGGTTCGGCATGCAACCCGGCAAACCGCCTACCGACGTCATTTACATCATTATCGCGGCAGTCACCTGCGCGGGCATTATGCAGGCTTCGGGCGGTATGGATTGGCTGATTCAAATTGCGGAACGCCTGTTGCGCAAACACCCGAACCACATCACGATTCTCGCTCCGCTCTGCACGTTCTTCCTGACAGTGCTCGTGGGTACCGGTCACGTGGTCTACACCTTGATGCCGATCATCTGCGACATCGCCCTCAAGAAGGGTATTCGACCGGAACGCCCCTGCGGTGTAGCATCCATTGCTTCGCAGGTGGGTATTACCTGTTCACCGATTGCTGCCGCAGTGGCATCGTTCGTTGTCATTTCGAATGCAAACGGATTTGATATTAACAACCTGCAGGTGATTGCAATTACCATTCCCGCCTGCGTTTGCGGTATTATGGCCGCAGCCGCCGTCTCTTACAAGCGTGGGCTCGACCTCGACAAAGATCCCGCCTTCCAGGCGCGCCTCAAAGACCCGCAAATGAAGGAATACATGTACGGAAGCACCGCCTCGGTACTCGACAAAGAAGTCCCGAAAGAAGCAAAGCGCGCCGTGTTCATCTTCCTCGGCGCCCTCGCCGTCATCGTGCTCTTCTCCGTATTCCAGATTATCGGCCACGACATCCGCCCCCAATTCCCCACCGGCAAGGTTATCGATGGTGTCGCCCAAATGAAACCGCTCGCCATGAATATCATCATTCAAATTGTGATGATTTCGGCCGCCGCATTCATGATTCTTTGTTGCAAAGCAAATCCCAAAAAAGCTGTGGCAGGGGCCGTGTGGCAAAGCGGCATGGTCGCCGTGGTCGCCATTTACGGAATCGCCTGGCTTGCCGACACTTACTTTGCAAACTACATGGATGTAATGCAAGGTGGTCTCAAGGACATTGTGCAGCATTATCCGTGGGCCATCGCATTCGCCTTCTTTGCGGTGAGCGTGCTGATTAACTCGCAAGGTGCCGTGGTGGTTGCCATGCTCCCGCTTGCCTACAGCCTCGGCATCGAAGGCCCCGTACTCCTAGGCGTGCTCCCGAGCGTATACGGCTACTTCTTTATTCCGAATTACCCCTCGGATATTGCAACCGTGAACTTCGACCGTTCGGGCACCACCGTCATTGGCAAGTACCTATTAAACCACAGCTTTATGCGCCCAGGCATGGTGAGCGTTATCGTCTCGACCATCGTGGGCACCATCTTGGTGAAAATTTTCTACTAA